CGACTCAGCGCATTGCTAAACAGTCCCAAAATCCTGGATACAGGCGTGTATAGGATAGCAAATGCCAGCATGTTCAGATGAAGCGTCGTAATATCGCCGCCCATGGCCCAGCTCACCTCACTATTGAAGATCATTTTGGAAAGCAGGAAAAGCATCAACCCAATGGTGAGGATACTAATCACCGTGCCCAGAATGATATGTTTTTTCTTAAAGTGACCTACCTCATGTGCAAAGACAGCCGTAAGCTCTTCGGTGGTATGTTGCGCTATCAGGGTATCAAACAAGACCACTTTTTTCTTTTTGCCCAAGCCTGAAAAAAAGGCATTTCCCTTGCTCGACCTTTTGGAGCCATCCATCACAAAGATACTCTTCAGGGGAAATTTCACCTGCTCACTATACGCTTGTATGGATTCCTTCAGAGATCCCTCCTCTAGCGGAGTGAGCTTATTGAAAAGTGGTAACAGCAGGGAGGTATAAAACACGTTCAGGAACAAAATAAAGACGGTAATGATGATCCAGAAATAGACCCAAAAGCCACTCCCCATGGCCATCACCAGGTAAATAAGGGCCGCCAGCAGAATGCAGCCTATCAGGAGTGTGAGTACATACCCTTTCAGTTTGTCCAGCCAAAAAGTCTTTGGGGTCATTTTATTAAAACCAAATTTCTCTTCGATCACAAAAGTTTGGTACCAGGAAAAAGGGGTCCCAAAAACATCAGAAATGATAAATACCGCTCCAAAAAACAATAGCGTGGTGAGCGGCTCAAAAGGGGAAAATCCACGTAGCCATTTGTCCAGAAGTCCAAACCATCCAAAATAAATGGCCGCAAACATGAGCACAAAACTGAGTGTGGCGGTAAGGGTGCCAAATTGTGAGGTAGCTCGCTGGTAGGCCTGCGATTTGGCATACTTTTCGTTATCATAAATCCCGTTCAGCTCTGAGGGGATCGGCTTTTTAGAACTTTTATTATTGAGGTGAGTGATGACTCGCTCAAACACGAAATCGAAAGTAATGATCACCAGCAGGACAATGAGTATTGTTTGTTCATTCCACATGACTCAAAACTATGCAGAACAAGCGAATAAAGCCGAAAAATGGGTTTTAGAAATTACCCATTTAGGGGTATTTGAAGTGATCTTACTTGCTAGTACCTTTGTTAAGGCAATTAGAATATTACAACTAATGCGTCAAATATTCCAATCACAATTTTTTAAACGTCTACAATCCAATTTCCACTACTATGAAACAATTACTTAATTTATTACTCGCACTCGCCATGGTGTTGACTCTGTCATTCTGTAATAAGGATGATGATCCCAAGCCTGGAGACAAAGACCCTACTGACACTACAGATACCACCAGCAATGTGGTAAAACTCACACCTGAGCAAAATAAAGAACTTCTCCAAACCATTGGAGTCCAGTTTGTAAACGAAATGTCCGCTATGCAGCAGACTGAAGGTATACAGGCGCTCACTTCCTTTGGCCTTTTAGTAGAAGGTGAAGACGATGATCCAGACCCGGGTGTTCCCAACCAATTGATGAAGATCAACAAAGCCATCATCGCTTTTGCTCATGGGCGCATATCGGCCAATCAATTTGGGGCCCTACCAGTAGCTCTAAGAACTGATGACGATGATGATGACTTTGAGTCTCTCCAGGAACTGTTTGATGAGGCCACAGGTACTTATGACTGGAATGCCGCAACTGAGGAGTTTGACTATACAGACAACAGTAGCGACAAAATCATTTTCAAATATCCTACGCCAGAAACCGGAACATCCAACAATACTACCCTCACATTTAGCAACTACTCCAGCGTGGAGATAGCTAATCCAATTGATGAAGAGTACACTGGAGACCTCCCAACGAGCCTGGACGTAGAGCTGAAATTAGATGGTGTCACTCAGGTGACCTACGGTTTTGAGGTAGATTATAACAGTGAGGGAGTTCCTGAGAAAGTGGAAACAGCCCTTTTTGTGAACCCATTTACTTTATCTGTTGACCTCACAAACAACAAGTCCAAAATTGGAACAGGTGTAGATTTTTCTAATGGCACCAAAACGCTGATTGCTACAAGTGTAGAATTCAATGGTGACTTCTCTGATGCTGCCATAGAAGCTGCAGAGGAAGATGAAGAAAAACTAAAGGACGTCATCCATGATGCCAATTTCTCTTTCACCCTGTTGGATCTGAAAATGGTGGCTGATGTAGATTTCGCAAATTTCTATCCTAAAGTGTATAATCTGGATACGTATTATGACGATTATGACGGAAACACCGATCCAAAGCCCGACCTGGAGGCCAATGCTGAAAAATTGGAAGCTGCACTCAATGACCATGTAAGCCTGACTACTTCCTATGTAAGCACTGGTAAGATCGCCGCAGAAGTGGAGTGGTACACCTTTGTGGAGTCTGAGGAGTACTGCTGTGGCACTGACTACAGCGTGGAGCTGGGTGCACGCATGATCTTTGAAGATGGCAGCAAGGTAGACCTGGAAGATTATCTGGAAACAGGATTTGGTCAGCTAGAGGGAGCCATCAACGACTTGCTGGATCAGATCAGCGAAGACATTGGTGAAGATCTGGAGCACATCGAATTTTAAATTTCTTAGTAGAGTTTTTCTCATAAAAATGACTGTCCGGCTTCCGGGCAGTCATTTTATTTTAAGACTATCCTGTGGTAACTGGCACCATATCCACCCCACACACCCAGCGCTGGTTTTGTGCCCCGGATATTACTCTCTACTTCGTTTCCCGAAGACCCAAAGGGATTACCTGCTGAGTAAAGTTCACGCTCCAGGGTCCTCCAAAAGTCAAAATGCACCTGATCCAACGTGCAAAACTTTACATTCACTGTATCCCCTTTCGTGAAATACACATCCTGAGCGACCTTGGTAAAGTCAGCAGGTTGCTTCAATATGGGATAACGAAATGATTCACCGTTAAAAGCCCTGTCGGAGAGGGTAGATTGATACGCCGGAATGTATCGATCATTCTTGCTGATAATTCTGGTGAAGGAGCGATAGCGATTGACCGCACTGCCGTCATCTTTGAACCGTACCCAGATATTCACCAATGAATCCGACGGACCATCCTGCAAAAACCACAAGCTATCCAAAGCCACTGGTGCAGGAATGGTAGTCGTGGCGGTGTAGGTCTCCCCCCTGCTTCGCACCTCCAGGGTATACTCCTTGCCAATGACCCCACGCAGAGCTGTACCCCGGTAGTAATAGGGCGGGAAATAACCTTCATTTCTGAATAAGGTGAGCACTTCTTCATTTTCGCCATCAGACACTGACACCCTCGCTGTAGTGACAATCAGATCCAGTAGGTTCATAGAGTCTACAGGATCATAAAATCCGGAACTCAGCGTGAGGTACACAATGGGAAACTGCCCTTGTTCGATCGCTCCGTCAATGACGAGCTTCTGCTCAGAAGTAGGTAGCCCCTCCTCTATGGGTTCACATCCCCAGATCAAAAGCATCGATACGATCAGATAGAATGGTTTCATCAGAAGCTATATTCAAAACTAAGTGAAGGCAAAACCGGAAAGAGCGCTACTTCCTTCAAACTAATGTCCAGGGCATAGGCAGATACATCACCCTTTACATCGAAATACACAAAATAGGGATTTCGACGATTGTAGACATTGTACACAGAAAACACCCAGGTTACCTGCTCATTCCCGCTGGGGTGCCAGCTGGCAGCAACATCCAGCCGGTGGTACATGGGCAGACGAAAAGCATTTCTTTCCGAGTACTCACTCACAATACTCTCATTAATGACATATTTGGCCACTGGTACCGTCAGGTTATTGCCCGAGCTGAGCTTAAATAATCCTGAAAATGACCAGTTGCCGAGATGGTAGGTTCCTATAAGGTTGAGGTCATGGGTGCGGTCATACTTGGCGCGAAAGGTTTCTCCACCCTGCACTTCTTCAAAACTTCGCTCGGTCTTACTGAGGGTGTAGCTGGCCTGGTACTCCACCGATCCCGCATCTTTCGTTACTGAAAACTCTACGCCATAGGATTGACCCTTTCCGAAGATAAAGTCATCATCAAAATTCTTACTACCAGAGTACCCGGCAATGGCCCCGTTTCTGTACTCAATCTGATTTTGTAATAGTTTGTAATACCCCTCTACCGAATATTTTATCTGGCTGGAAAGGAGGCTGTAATAACCAAGCGCTACCTGATGTGCCTTCTGGGGGCGAATCTTCTGAGAACTGGGCACCCAGATATCAGTAGGCAAAGAGACCGATCCCAGGGGAGACAGATGGATGTACTGAACATTCCGGTCATAGGAGGCCTTTAACGCACTGTTTTGATTCATCAAATAATTGACCCTCACCCGGGGCTCAGGACTCACGTAATGTTGCACCCATTCGCCTTGTGAAAAATGCGTGGAGTCCACAGATACCAGATTCTCTGTGGTCTCGTAGCGCGTGAATGGTCCCAGGTGCACAAAGCTACTCAAGCGCAACCCCAGCCCGATTCGCAATTGCTCTGTAAGCGTGATCTCATCATCCACACTCACCGCCAGCTCAGCGGTAGGGAGCCAGGACACTTCAGAAAGATTAAACTCCTCCTGGGTGGATTCTATATGCACCTGACTCGGTCTGAAGTTTCGGTAAGAATACTCTGCACCAAAGGTCAGCAGATGTGATCCCCTGGTCAGAAAAACGTTGGCACCCGCTCTGGCATTGGCAATGTAGGAATCCAGGTCAATCTGATAGATGCTCAACCCGGCCCCATAGCGTTGTTCGTAGCGTCCCAGCGTGGCGTACACCTCCCCATCCAGGTCAGCATTGGTCATCCATTTCCAGTTCACCCCGCCATTGAGGGTTTTCCAATAAATATGATTTTCGAAGGTACGCTCACTCCGGAAAAGGTAATCGTCGGTACCCATGAAACCAACCAGTGAAAGCGTATGGTGACTATTGATTCGGTGATTGTATTTCAAAATCAGGTCTGAAAAGCGATAGTCGGTGCGCCGGCTGATCTCGCTTTCATCATCCATCAGATTTTGCGTAATCAGGTCGAGGTAGGACCTCCGTGCTGCCACCAGCAGGGAAGATTTCTGTTTGATCACAGGTATTTCCAGGCTTACACCTCCCGCCAGCACTCCTACTTTCACATGTCCGTGAAAAGCATCCGCATCGGGATTGATGGTCTCTATCCGCATCATGGATGAAAGTCTGCCCCCAATCGCTGCAGGAAAACCACTCTTCATAAAACTCACCTGGTCGATGGCCTTGGGGTTGAAGGTAGAAAAGAAACCAAACAAGTGATTGGTATTATAGAGCTCTATATGATCAAGCTCAATGGCATTCTGATCAATACCGCCACCACGAACGTAATAGCCATTATTTCCATCGGTACCTGAGGCCACCCCAGACTGGCTCTGAATAAACTTGAGGGGATCCTGCTCGCCCAGCAGGTAAGGCAGCTCGCTCTCCCCTTCCATGCTGAAGGTGACATAGCCAGTACCCGATTCCTGCAGTTGCTGCCTGGGTTGGTTTCCCCTGATCTCCACGGCCTCCATCACCACCTCATCGGACTCCAAAATGATCAAAAGTGTTGTGTCTCCACTGATCGGGAAAGTGTTTTGTACAGGCTTAAAGCCCACAAAAGTGATTTGAAAACTAATCTCAGTTCCTGAAATCTCCTTACTGACCTTACCATTAGTATTGGTGATCAAAACCTCTCCACTCTCCAGCAGGACGGTAGCGCCCAATACCGGCGCCCGCTCGCTATCCTTCACTTGCCAGGTGACGACAGATTGTGCAAAAGAACCACCAGTCAAGGCAAAAAAAATGACCAGCAAGACACCTCGAATCATTTGACTAAGATATTCGGAAAAACACACCTCCAAAAGTGAGACACCAATAATCCCTATAAAGAGGTATGCTTAGAAAATAAAGGGAACGGGGCACCTCAGCTGACGCACCTCGCGTGAAGGCTTACGCGGATCAGAAAGGTCAAAAGCATAAATAAGCGAGATCTCATGAGCACCCCCACTACCTATTCCCAAATCAGAAATGGTATAATCAAAGCTATATCCAATGGTGAGATTATTCTTATTGATCCCTATCATCGAAATGATAGCCTCACTGTTTTTGGTGCTTGTGAAACCATCGATCGGCAGCCCACGGTACCAGGCGCCCAACAAGATAGGCTCCAGCGTAAAATAAAGGCCCACATCCAACTGCTTAAATGACCCTTGCTGCTTATAGTTTACCGAGGGTGTCATGCTTCGCTCACGACCCTTGCCCTGTGGCCTGGCGCGTTTGTTGAGCTCCGTGAAAAGGATCTTGTAGCCCCCATGCAGGGAAAATTTTCGAGGAAGCGGCGCATCTCCACCAGCTACTGCCTGATTGGGCTCCAGTACGTGGTGCATGGATGCACCAAACCACATTTTATCATTGTATAAAATGCCACCAAAAGCCAGATCGAAAAACCTGGCGCTAAAGCCAGTGTCGAAAGTCTCCCCGGTAGTAGGACGTACCTGACCGGAGTTGTCAAACTGATCTCCAAAGGTCAACCGGTCAAAATTCAAATCCCTGAAATAGTAAGACGCTTCCACTCCTGGTCTGAAAGTCCATGTGTCTGTAAGATTCAGCTGATAGGCATACTGCAGACCAATATTCGTGGATCTAAGGCCGGCTATCCCCTCCTGATCAGTATTCACAATCAGTCCAAGGGCACTGAATTCATCTTCGAAAAAGTAGTCGATAAAAAAGGAATAAGTCACATAATTGGCATCTATGGATGGCCACTGATTCCGATAATTCAAGCCTGCACGCCCAATCTGACTGATCCCTACCAACCCCGGATTGAGGTACATAGGCGCTGCATAATACTGTGAAAACTGCGGGTCCTGAGCTTTTAAGTTGTTGGTGGAAAGTAGGCTAACCAGCACAAACAAAAAACTCAGTCGGCAGAACAAACGCAGCTGATGTGAATTAAAATGAATCAAATTAAGTGTCAAATTGATTTTTGCCTTAAAGTTGCTAAACTAGGTAATGTAACGTAAAGTTTACCGTTAGTATTTTATGCTAAATTTACATAGTGTTGTGATGCTAAGGACATTTTCCCTCTAAATAACCCTTAATAAGTTTAATGTCAAAGATTTTGCGTTCAGGTGTAATCAAATTTATTCTCTGCTTTTTCATGGTCCCGTCTGCGGTGGTGGCCCAGAATATCACAGAGACTCAGTGGTATTTTGGAAACTCACCAGATGCCTTTGTGATGGATAAAAACGGGCGGACTCCCAATATCGTGGACAATCAGGTGACCCCTTTCGGCACCAATGGCTCCACGGTGATCAGTGATCAGGAGAAAGGGAATCTTCTTTTCTATTCGGATGGTCAGGTGATCTATGACAACACTCATCAGGCGCTCCCCGGACTGGGTGCCGCTACCCTGAGTGCAGACCTTACCATAATACAGCCCGTGGTCTCCTGCCCTTTTCCTGACGGCACTCCTCAATACTATATTTTTACCAACACCGGCAGTGCCATTGAATTCACCGTGGTGGATGCCTCCCTTCCGGGAAATTCCACGATTCTTCAATTTCCATTGGGAGATGTCTCTGGCGCGATCAACCAACCCACAGGCCTGAACAACCCCGGAGAACTGATGAAAATACTGGAAAGTGCTGATGGACAGCGCTATTGGCTGGTAACTCAGGAAGCCACCACCCTGAACTTTCAGGTCACCGAGATTAACAGCACCGGGTTGGGTGCCACAACGAGCTATGATGTCTTTCCGGCAGCTTTACCCCGATTTCAGGCCACAGCTCTGGCCATCAAAACAGATACCACCGGCACTTATGTGGCAGCATCGCCCAAAAACGCCAACCGAAACACCATCCTATTGGATTTTGATCCACTCACCGGAGCATTGGCTTTCAACCAGCAAGTAATCGGGTCCGGCTTTGACGACTCTGGCACTTCTGTGATTTATGATACCGAATGGTCAAATGATGGCTCCAAACTCTACATTTCCCGAACGGGAGATGACACCAATCAGGGAAACATCTATCAGATTGATTTTGCAGACACTGTCAATGCAAACCCTCCGGTTACGCCCATCCTTAACAATGCGTACTTCCGAAGCTATGGCCTCAAAAGAGCCATAGACGGCAATATTTATCACCTCTATCAGAGGAACAGCACGGCACCTTTTATTCTGGGCAGAATCAATCGACCGGACAGCGCTGCGGCCATCGGAGTGTTTTACGACAGTCTGGTCTTCACTAATAACTTTAACGGCACCCAGTTTCCTGAATTTGCACCGGCCTACATGCCTACCAACTTCTTTACCATGAGCTTCACTTATCTGGACTCCTGTGTGGAAAGTGCTACCAAGTTTATAGCGCTGGTAGACCCCTTGCCCAACAACTACTTTTGGAACTTTGGCGATGGTACAGGTAGTGTGGGACCGGCTCCCATCCACACTTATGATTTGGCCAGTGGCTACTTTGTCACGCTCACCGCTGAACTCAACGGCACTTTCCAGTCAGTCACGCTACCTGTGGACATTCTGCCCGGAGACTCGGCAGTGGATTTAGGAAACGACACCACCATCTGCGTGGATGAGATCCTTATGCTGGATGCCGGAGACGGCATATCCTACTTGTGGAGTACGGGAGAACTCACTCAAACCATTGAAGTGGACACCGCAGGTACCTACTGGGTAGAGGTGACCGGCCCTTCAGGGTGTACTTCGTTTGACGACATTGTGGTTACTGAGTATGGAGTGCAGCGGCAGGTTTTCAACCAATGGTATTTTGGTGAAATGGCCGGGTTAGACTTTAACTCCAATCCGCCCGCGCCCTTACTGGACGGCATGATTTTCTCAGAGGAAGGCTGTGCCACCATGTCAGACGACAATGGTCAATTGCTTTTCTATACCAATGGATCCACGGTCTGGAACAAAGACCACCTGGTGATGGCCAATGGACAGGGCATTGGTGGAGACAGTACGGCTGCCCAGTCTTCCATCATTCTACCCTTCCCCGATGACAACACTATGTTCTACATTTTCACCACCGAAGAGGTTTACGGGGACTTTACTTTCAATCTGAAAATGTCCATCGTAGACATGAAAAAGGACACCGCTCGCGGGCAGGTACTGATCAAAAACATCCCCATCATAGAATGCAGCACAGAAAGAGTCACTGCATCAGGATTTGGCGGCACCCCGTGGCTCCTGGCCCATGAGTACGGCAACAATAACTTCAGGGCCTACCAGATCAACACCAATGGCGTGATAGGCACCATACATTCCTCTGCCGGGGAGCCTCACGTATTCCAGAGCGAACCGCGAGCCACAGGTTATATGAAATTCTCACCGGCTGGAGACTTGGTGGCTGTGGTGGTACCAGGTAGCCCCAACTACATCGATCTGTTGAATTTTGACCTGACCACCGGACAGGTCAGCAACTCCCGGTTGATTGACATTGAAGAAGCTGGTGAAGCCTATGGTTTAGAATTTTCGGGTGACGGACTCAAACTATATGTCACTACCACAGGAGTCAACTCCAAGCTGATCCAGTATGACCTGGACAGTATCAACTCACAAAATCCGGCGGCTGACATTCAGGCCACCAAATTTGATGGCTACGGTGCCACTTTGCCCGGTTATGGCGCACTACAGCGTGGACCAAATGGAGTGATCTACCTGGCCATAGACGGACAGACACAAATAGGTTCTATCAGCAGCCCCGGTGGTAACGATCTGACGGCATCCTATCAGGAAACCAATACCGATCTTGGAGGAAGAACCTCGAGGCTGGGTCTGCCCAACTTCACCCAGCAGATCACGGCTGCCCCGCAGCAACCCGGAATCACCACAGAGGTGGCATGTGCAGGCCAGCCCACTTCCTTTACAGCCGTAGGCCGCGATAGCAGCATCGAAACCTATAGCTGGGACTTTGGTGACACCACGGGTGTGGTCACGGATCAGAACCCGCAGCATACCTACCTCAACCCTGGAACTTACATCGTCCAATTGACCCTGAGCAACCGATGCGACATGGACAGTGTGCTCCGGGATACTGTAGAGGTTTTTAATATCCCTTTGCTTCCTACAGTACCTACGGACACCGCACTATGTGGTGGTCCGGTCACACTCTTTGCTTGGGATACGGATGATCCAGGCCTCAACTACTACTGGTCATCGGGAGACACCACCAGAGCAGTCACTTTTACCGCTCCTACCATTGTAAACGTGGCCATCATCAATGACGATGGTTGTAGCTCAGACACCCTGACAGTATTCATCGGCGAGGATGAATCATTCATTGATTTGGGGCCAGATCGGCTCATTTGTCAAAATGATACACTGATTTTGGACTCTAATGACCCTGGACCAAATTATACCTGGTACCGGGATGGTGTAGTGGTCGGTGATCAAAGAACTCAGTTGGTAGCTTCAGGAAGTCCTGGGGACTTTCTTTACGCCGTGGAGGTGATCAATGACTTCTCTGGGTGTATTTACAGGGACACCATCCAGATCACCGTGCAGGGTGGCCCACAGGCCATCCAGTCCAATATACTCACGCCAGATTGCGGGCAGGCCAACGGTTCGTTTACGCTGGACATCAGCACTACAGGTAATTATAGTTACGCGCTCTCGGGCCCTGTCACTGCCGGACCGCTCAATTTTGATGGGCCCGGCACCACGCCAGCTTTCACGGG
This Marinoscillum sp. 108 DNA region includes the following protein-coding sequences:
- a CDS encoding PKD domain-containing protein, producing MSKILRSGVIKFILCFFMVPSAVVAQNITETQWYFGNSPDAFVMDKNGRTPNIVDNQVTPFGTNGSTVISDQEKGNLLFYSDGQVIYDNTHQALPGLGAATLSADLTIIQPVVSCPFPDGTPQYYIFTNTGSAIEFTVVDASLPGNSTILQFPLGDVSGAINQPTGLNNPGELMKILESADGQRYWLVTQEATTLNFQVTEINSTGLGATTSYDVFPAALPRFQATALAIKTDTTGTYVAASPKNANRNTILLDFDPLTGALAFNQQVIGSGFDDSGTSVIYDTEWSNDGSKLYISRTGDDTNQGNIYQIDFADTVNANPPVTPILNNAYFRSYGLKRAIDGNIYHLYQRNSTAPFILGRINRPDSAAAIGVFYDSLVFTNNFNGTQFPEFAPAYMPTNFFTMSFTYLDSCVESATKFIALVDPLPNNYFWNFGDGTGSVGPAPIHTYDLASGYFVTLTAELNGTFQSVTLPVDILPGDSAVDLGNDTTICVDEILMLDAGDGISYLWSTGELTQTIEVDTAGTYWVEVTGPSGCTSFDDIVVTEYGVQRQVFNQWYFGEMAGLDFNSNPPAPLLDGMIFSEEGCATMSDDNGQLLFYTNGSTVWNKDHLVMANGQGIGGDSTAAQSSIILPFPDDNTMFYIFTTEEVYGDFTFNLKMSIVDMKKDTARGQVLIKNIPIIECSTERVTASGFGGTPWLLAHEYGNNNFRAYQINTNGVIGTIHSSAGEPHVFQSEPRATGYMKFSPAGDLVAVVVPGSPNYIDLLNFDLTTGQVSNSRLIDIEEAGEAYGLEFSGDGLKLYVTTTGVNSKLIQYDLDSINSQNPAADIQATKFDGYGATLPGYGALQRGPNGVIYLAIDGQTQIGSISSPGGNDLTASYQETNTDLGGRTSRLGLPNFTQQITAAPQQPGITTEVACAGQPTSFTAVGRDSSIETYSWDFGDTTGVVTDQNPQHTYLNPGTYIVQLTLSNRCDMDSVLRDTVEVFNIPLLPTVPTDTALCGGPVTLFAWDTDDPGLNYYWSSGDTTRAVTFTAPTIVNVAIINDDGCSSDTLTVFIGEDESFIDLGPDRLICQNDTLILDSNDPGPNYTWYRDGVVVGDQRTQLVASGSPGDFLYAVEVINDFSGCIYRDTIQITVQGGPQAIQSNILTPDCGQANGSFTLDISTTGNYSYALSGPVTAGPLNFDGPGTTPAFTGLPAGTYTSTVTNTVTGCSTDEIVLLEDNAPFEMEAVGENACALTGDISVRFSNRIPARVEINVVNEAGNNVFSSTETLTRSTFTINDLDSGLYFVEVRDTNPPNCIQSDTVRLSVSDECYRTIFVPNAFSPNGNGANDEWFAFPNEFVDQFQVYVFNRWGDLVFYSNNKNFRWDGSFAGGEVPMGTYAYRMLFTSTLEPEKGTFEQYGSVTVVK
- a CDS encoding TonB-dependent siderophore receptor, whose protein sequence is MIRGVLLVIFFALTGGSFAQSVVTWQVKDSERAPVLGATVLLESGEVLITNTNGKVSKEISGTEISFQITFVGFKPVQNTFPISGDTTLLIILESDEVVMEAVEIRGNQPRQQLQESGTGYVTFSMEGESELPYLLGEQDPLKFIQSQSGVASGTDGNNGYYVRGGGIDQNAIELDHIELYNTNHLFGFFSTFNPKAIDQVSFMKSGFPAAIGGRLSSMMRIETINPDADAFHGHVKVGVLAGGVSLEIPVIKQKSSLLVAARRSYLDLITQNLMDDESEISRRTDYRFSDLILKYNHRINSHHTLSLVGFMGTDDYLFRSERTFENHIYWKTLNGGVNWKWMTNADLDGEVYATLGRYEQRYGAGLSIYQIDLDSYIANARAGANVFLTRGSHLLTFGAEYSYRNFRPSQVHIESTQEEFNLSEVSWLPTAELAVSVDDEITLTEQLRIGLGLRLSSFVHLGPFTRYETTENLVSVDSTHFSQGEWVQHYVSPEPRVRVNYLMNQNSALKASYDRNVQYIHLSPLGSVSLPTDIWVPSSQKIRPQKAHQVALGYYSLLSSQIKYSVEGYYKLLQNQIEYRNGAIAGYSGSKNFDDDFIFGKGQSYGVEFSVTKDAGSVEYQASYTLSKTERSFEEVQGGETFRAKYDRTHDLNLIGTYHLGNWSFSGLFKLSSGNNLTVPVAKYVINESIVSEYSERNAFRLPMYHRLDVAASWHPSGNEQVTWVFSVYNVYNRRNPYFVYFDVKGDVSAYALDISLKEVALFPVLPSLSFEYSF
- a CDS encoding type IX secretion system membrane protein PorP/SprF, coding for MTLNLIHFNSHQLRLFCRLSFLFVLVSLLSTNNLKAQDPQFSQYYAAPMYLNPGLVGISQIGRAGLNYRNQWPSIDANYVTYSFFIDYFFEDEFSALGLIVNTDQEGIAGLRSTNIGLQYAYQLNLTDTWTFRPGVEASYYFRDLNFDRLTFGDQFDNSGQVRPTTGETFDTGFSARFFDLAFGGILYNDKMWFGASMHHVLEPNQAVAGGDAPLPRKFSLHGGYKILFTELNKRARPQGKGRERSMTPSVNYKQQGSFKQLDVGLYFTLEPILLGAWYRGLPIDGFTSTKNSEAIISMIGINKNNLTIGYSFDYTISDLGIGSGGAHEISLIYAFDLSDPRKPSREVRQLRCPVPFIF
- a CDS encoding M48 family metallopeptidase; translation: MWNEQTILIVLLVIITFDFVFERVITHLNNKSSKKPIPSELNGIYDNEKYAKSQAYQRATSQFGTLTATLSFVLMFAAIYFGWFGLLDKWLRGFSPFEPLTTLLFFGAVFIISDVFGTPFSWYQTFVIEEKFGFNKMTPKTFWLDKLKGYVLTLLIGCILLAALIYLVMAMGSGFWVYFWIIITVFILFLNVFYTSLLLPLFNKLTPLEEGSLKESIQAYSEQVKFPLKSIFVMDGSKRSSKGNAFFSGLGKKKKVVLFDTLIAQHTTEELTAVFAHEVGHFKKKHIILGTVISILTIGLMLFLLSKMIFNSEVSWAMGGDITTLHLNMLAFAILYTPVSRILGLFSNALSRKNEFEADEYAVTTYAGQPLIDGLKKLSSDHLSNLTPHPAYVFVHYSHPPLLERIRAMQQKM
- a CDS encoding DUF4249 domain-containing protein encodes the protein MKPFYLIVSMLLIWGCEPIEEGLPTSEQKLVIDGAIEQGQFPIVYLTLSSGFYDPVDSMNLLDLIVTTARVSVSDGENEEVLTLFRNEGYFPPYYYRGTALRGVIGKEYTLEVRSRGETYTATTTIPAPVALDSLWFLQDGPSDSLVNIWVRFKDDGSAVNRYRSFTRIISKNDRYIPAYQSTLSDRAFNGESFRYPILKQPADFTKVAQDVYFTKGDTVNVKFCTLDQVHFDFWRTLERELYSAGNPFGSSGNEVESNIRGTKPALGVWGGYGASYHRIVLK